CTTGAACCTTTGCCAACTCGCGCGCCTGAGTCAATAAATCCGTGTCCAAACTCGTGTTAAATGGGGTCTTTGCCATACGAAACATCCTCCTTTGAAAGTCGTATTGTAATTTCTCCGGGGTTTTCATACACTTGAACCTGACTGCCCACCCGGAAACCCAATTGGGCCAGCCATTTGCCCTGCAGGCGCAGGGCCGGG
The sequence above is a segment of the Acetonema longum DSM 6540 genome. Coding sequences within it:
- a CDS encoding SymE family type I addiction module toxin — translated: MVRILIVSGVWSHRNAAGHYVEVPALRLQGKWLAQLGFRVGSQVQVYENPGEITIRLSKEDVSYGKDPI